In Prunus dulcis chromosome 1, ALMONDv2, whole genome shotgun sequence, the following are encoded in one genomic region:
- the LOC117633488 gene encoding uncharacterized protein LOC117633488: MKLPFNLKHTYVILIEASGSYITIVPYGIITVSPNKDKENYLVHAQIPLGNFVNFLSGAANFLGSFLLWILRQGKVIMRRSILFAREGKLATPHKMKLKRDWQRGFS; this comes from the exons ATGAAGCTGCCATTCAATTTGAAGCACACATATGTCATCCTTATAGAAGCTAGTGGAAGTTACATTACCATTGTTCCATATGGAATCATCACAGTTTCTCCAAATAAGGATAAAGAGAATTACTTAGTCCAT GCCCAGATTCCATTAGGCAACTTCGTCAATTTCCTTTCTGGAGCTGCAAACTTTCTTGGAAGCTTCCTTCTTTGGATTCTTCGACAAGGTAAG GTAATTATGAGAAGGAGCATTCTATTTGCCAGGGAAGGCAAGTTGGCAACACCCCATAAGATGAAGCTCAAACGCGATTGGCAAAGAGGGTTTTCTTAA